In Erigeron canadensis isolate Cc75 chromosome 1, C_canadensis_v1, whole genome shotgun sequence, a single window of DNA contains:
- the LOC122588781 gene encoding histone-lysine N-methyltransferase, H3 lysine-9 specific SUVH5-like, with amino-acid sequence MEVLDNTYEPFVSIKRQLAAVDDRELEDFVESRRTVSKFPPPGVQVVRDFPPAGCGIKLERKPLNNLDNRNLCENISSNDIKKKFKGSTPIENNIEYKCYNPKKLEQTKSNCSRPSGKVKCLELPCLKKGEKNKFKFKPKERVKKKSYFASRPPSKVKPWDPTSLKKSITIVSREEVVQRGKIKELIDLFNDLYDQKSFEDKSVHWKTAQHEVARIVKQKLKWIEPEKVLGSVCGVRIGDKFRFRLQLHMIGLHRQLESGIDYTEINGKNLAISIVDSHRYLNESISSDMLIYSGHGGIGSWGCNVPIKDQKLEKGNLALKNSMDEKNPIRVIRKVEVVGKSDVFLYDGFYYVNRYTEKLNNAGKIEFRFKLFRLPGQPESSINF; translated from the coding sequence ATGGAAGTGTTAGATAACACATATGAGCCTTTCGTTTCTATAAAACGACAACTAGCTGCTGTCGATGATCGTGAGCTTGAAGATTTTGTGGAATCCAGAAGAACAGTGTCGAAATTCCCCCCTCCGGGAGTACAAGTTGTTCGTGATTTCCCCCCTGCAGGTTGTGGAATCAAACTGGAGAGGAAGCCTTTGAATAATCTAGATAATCGGAACTTATGTGAGAATATATCATCTaatgacataaaaaaaaagtttaagggTTCTACACCTATTGAGAATAATATTGAATACAAATGCTACAATCCCAAAAAACTTGAGCAAACTAAATCTAATTGTTCAAGACCTTCTGGCAAAGTAAAATGCTTGGAACTCCCATGTTTAAAGAAGGGTGAGAAGAATAAGTTCAAGTTTAAACCCAAAGAAAGGGTGAAAAAGAAGTCTTATTTTGCGTCAAGGCCACCAAGTAAGGTCAAACCTTGGGATCCCACTTCATTGAAGAAGTCCATAACGATTGTATCGAGGGAGGAGGTAGTTCAACGTGGAAAGATCAAAGAATTAATTGATTTGTTTAACGACTTATATGATCAAAAATCATTTGAAGATAAGTCAGTGCATTGGAAGACTGCCCAACATGAAGTAGCCAGGATAgttaaacaaaagttaaaatggATAGAGCCCGAAAAGGTATTAGGCTCAGTTTGTGGGGTTCGAATTGGTGATAAGTTTAGGTTTAGGTTACAGCTTCATATGATTGGTCTCCATCGCCAACTAGAATCAGGAATAGATTATACGGAGATCAACGGGAAGAATCTAGCTATTAGCATCGTTGACTCACATCGATACTTGAATGAGAGCATATCAAGTGATATGCTGATTTATTCCGGTCATGGTGGTATTGGATCATGGGGTTGTAATGTACCCATAAAAGATCAAAAACTTGAAAAAGGTAATCTTGCTTTAAAGAACAGCATGGATGAAAAAAATCCAATTCGGGTAATTCGGAAAGTTGAAGTGGTTGGGAAGAGTGACGTCTTTTTGTACGATGGTTTTTACTATGTGAACCGTTATACAGAAAAACTAAATAATGCAGGTAAGATTGAGTTCCGATTTAAGCTATTTAGATTACCTGGCCAACCTGAAAGTTCAATAAATTTTTAA
- the LOC122588790 gene encoding uncharacterized protein LOC122588790 — translation MDLACVFWSPPGSNNDINVLNRSPLYDTTRNGTAPNTSFTLRGCMYRRGYLLTDGIYPKWSTFVKAYPHPVDPKEVKFKRVQEAARKDVERAFGVLKGKWKFWNVQSGLWIRRR, via the coding sequence ATGGATTTGGCATGCGTTTTTTGGTCCCCCCCTGGAtcaaacaacgacattaatgtgttgaatCGGTCGCCGTTGTATGATACTACTAGAAATGGAACGGCTCCAAACACGTCATTCACTTTACGCGGCTGCATGTACAGACGTGGGTATTTGCTTACTGATGGAATATATCCTAAGTGGTCTACGTTTGTAAAAGCGTATCCGCATCCAGTTGATCCAAAGGAAGTGAAATTTAAGCGAGTGCAAGAGGCGGCGAGAAAAGATGTAGAACGGGCTTTTGGGGTGCTTAAGGGAAAATGGAAGTTTTGGAACGTCCAATCCGGATTATGGATAAGGAGAAGATAG